The genomic region ATGATCAGTTTCGGCGCGCCCTCCACCTATGAGGCCTGCCTGGTGGAAATGAGCACCACGACGCTGGCCATGCAGGCCGATGAATACCTGCATCAGATGCCCAAGTGGCTGAGCCAGGCATCGGCAGCCGACCGACAGAAACTCGCCGACCTCAAGGAACAGGCACAGGGCGCTGCACAGGCCTACGCCGCAAGCCCGGGTAGCCCACAACAGTTTCCCGACTTCGACAGTTACTTGCACAAGGCGGCAAAAACTGCCCTCAACCAACTGCTCGGCAACCCGATCCCGACGGTAGACCCAAACCTCGTGGGCGTGATCACCCCGCGCGAACGCGTCAGCTACACCACGCTGTACCGCAACGGCTACGACGCCAGCCTGGGCTTTATCAACCCCGACGCCAGCACCACCGCGCAGTTCAAGGGACCGCCCGGCGTCGACCTGAATCGACTCACCGCGCAAACGGTGAGCAACTCGGTCAGAGGCACCTGGATCGGTGATCGCTATGTCGCCGAGGTCGAGAAAACCCTGCTGGACCCACAAGCCCCCCACTATGCATGGCGCCGCAATATGGCCCTGGAGGTTACCCAACTGCACATGCACGTCGCCGCGCTTGAGTGCTGCCTGCAAGGCTGTCTGGCAACAAGCGACCTGGCCTGGCTGGAAAAAAGCATCGACAGCCTGGCCGATAACAGCGATGCCGTGCGCAATCGGCATCGGCTCTATCCCCTGCAAATCAGCGGGCAAGTGATCGATGGCTGCTACCTGTTCCACCATGCCGACGACCTGCCCCTGCTCTACACCCCGCACGCACCGGATGGCATCGCCTTCAGGCCGCAACAGGAATTCAACGAACGCCTGAAAAACCTTGAAGGCATGGACACCTACTACATCAGCCGGGTCGCCAGCGTTGAGCGCACGGCGTTCGAGCCGAGGTTGCATGCTTTGGTGGCCGGCCTGCCGGCACAGCTCAAGGGGGTGTATTCCAAGCCGGTGTTCGACGAAGTGCCTCGCACCGCACTGTCGCTCAAGAACCTGCATTACCACACCTACGACAAAAAGCTGCGTCACCGTATCGACGAAGTCAAAAGCACCACCACCGGGCGCTTGCAGATGATCATGGAGCTGGTCAGCGTGATCGGCGAAATCACCATTGCCGTGCTGACCGCGCCCTTCCCGACACTGAGCCTGGCCTTGGGCGGCTTGCTGGTGTTCAAGGATTCGATGCTCGCCCTGCATGCCTACAGCCGCAACGACACCGCCGCCGCGCTGGGACACTATCTGGGCGCGCTGCTCAATGCCGGCGGGGCGTTGTTGACCGACCTGCGGCCCCTGCTCTTCGCCCCCGTCAAGCTCGCCCGTCCGCCATTGCGCCATGTTGCGCGGGTGGCCAAGGATCAGCAGGCCATGACCTTGATCAAGCAACTGCAACCGCAACCCCCATTGCCTCAGGGCATGCAGCCCGTGCTGTTTGCTGGCGACAACCTGTGGGCCTCGCATACCCCGGACAGCCTGGGACGATTCCTGTTATTTCGCTATGACAACACCAGCGGGCAATTGCGCTCCACCGGCAAGCTGGTGAACCAGACGGTGGACGGCCAGTGGCAGCGCTCCGGTGTCATCGGTGGCATGCCAGACCCTGAAAGGCTCGGGCAGCCCTATGAGTTGTCGAAAAAATATCGCAGGGACGTAGCGGCCATCATCGCCCCCGAGGACAGGTCGGCGCTTTTCCAGCAGATCGCCTATCTGGATCGAGATCTCAATACTCACACCATCTGGATCTCGCGCCGGCAACTCGACCCGGCACTCAGGCAACACCTGGACAACGTCAGGGCACTGACGGATGACGCCGACGCATTTTTTGCACGGTTGCCCGCCGTGGTTCCCCGGGCCGAAACCCTGAACCCAGCGCCAGACATTGCCGTGCGTGACTTGCTCAAGCTGCTGATCGATGACGCGCACAACCTGGTGGTGGGCGAGGCTCCGTTTTCCACCGTGGCTAAACAGGTGCTGATCGAAAACATGCAGTACCTGCGCGAACTGAACGTGACGGTTCTCTATATCGAGCCGCTGTGGCGCGACATTCATCACCTGAAAACCCATTCACGGTTTTCCAGTGGTTTCTCCAAACGGGCCGAGGGCCAGCTCAAATCCCTCGACAAGGAAAATTACCGCGACCCCGAAGGGTTGCATGGCCACTGGATGCTGGTAAAAACCGCACAACAGCACGGGATAGAGGTTCGGCCGTTGAACGCCTCAAGCTCCTACGATCTGGAAAACACCCTGTGCCTGCTTGATTCACGCCCGGCACCGATTCGCTCCAACCGGCTGACCAACTTTTACTCCCACACCCTCATCAACGACGACCAGGCCAAAAAACCGGGCGAACGCTGGATAGCGTTGGTTGATCAAAAACGCATGAGTACCTATCGCGGCACGCCGGGCCTGGCCGACCTGCAAAAGAGCATTGCCCTGCGGGTCGACGACGCCTTCGACCAACCCACCCGAGTCATCGCCGATGTGGCCGGCGGCATTCCCGGCGATGCCCTGGCCAAGGGCGACCTGAAGCTGTCGTTGTACACGGCAAGCCAACCGGCACCGCGTCCGGGCTCCTCGGTGGAGCGCTCATACTCGCTACGGCCAACGCGCCCCCTGCCTGCGGAAGCGCCGCATCACTTCAGCACCTTTGACCTGCCGCATGAACACCTGAACCTGATCAGCGATGAAATCACCCTGCCGATAGGCACGCGTGAAGCGCTCTTCGCCACCGCCTACAGGGAGACCGCCAGTAGCCGTCGCGCGGCACAAACCACGTTCGACCAGACCCGCAAAAAACTTCAGACCCAGGCCCAGGCATTTTTTACCGAACACACGCCGCCTGCGCGGGGAGCACTGCTTGCGGTCGACCCGGCCGTGGATGAGGTGAAGTTTATCGATCAACTGCTGGACACCGCCGATGGCCTGGTAGTCGGCGAATCCCACGCCGGTACGTCGAGCAAAGGCTTCCTCAGCCGGCACATGGAATACCTGAAGGGCCAGCGCGAAGTAAAAACCCTGTACATGGAGCAACTCACCACCGAGCTGCATCAGGCCGACCTGGATATCGTCCACAGCCTGGGCTTTATGCCCGATGAGCTGTGGAGTTACCTCAACGCATTGGACAAAGGCCACGGCGTACCGGCCGACAGCCCCTACAGCTTTGTCAGCCTGGTGCAGGTGGCGATGAAGCATAACGTGCGGATCCGCGCACTCGACTGTGTCGCCAGCTTGCGGGTGGACGGCATGACCGCCTCCAGGACATCAATGTTCAACTACTTTGCGACCCAGGTGATCCGCGCCGATCAGCTTCAACAGGGGCCACACAAGTGGGTCGCGCTGGTGGGCGAAACGCACGCCAATACCCATCGCGGCGTGCCGGGCATTGCCGAGCTCAACAACGGCATCAGTTTACTGTTGGACGATGTGCCTCCGGGGTCGGCCAGCGGCTTTGTGCGTGAGCCCGCCAGCGTCCAGGCGCTACCGCGCGAGCAGCAATGGCCATTGGTGCGCTACGACTTCAAGAAAAACGTCAAAGTCGCCGGTGCGCCATTGCCGCCACCGGTCGCGCCCGCGCCATCCCTCAGCCTCGAACAACGCCTGCGGCGCAAAGGCGATTACCTGCTTCAGCGCACCTTGGACGACGGGTTGGAGATGGTCCATAAAAACCGCGAAGGTGTACTGGTCCACACCTCGTTGCAGCAGGATGCCAGGGGTCACTTCGTCAATCGCTGGAACCTGGATGACCGCCGTTTCAGCAGCAGGGAAGCGTTGATCGACATCATCACCACCAGCAAAAGAATGCGCCAAGTCCATTGACCCTCGCACCGCCCTCTGCATGAGGGCGGTGCGACCGCTCGTCGCTCACGGTCCATAAATCTTCCCCTCACGAAAAAACCGTTTCAGCTCTCGCCAGGGCTGCCGATACCTCCTGACTACCCATCGGCTGGTCGCTACTTCCAGCAACCGGATGTACCCGCAAATCTGTTCCTGGAGGAATGCGATGAATAGTTGGTTCGGCAACATCAGCGTCAATATGAAACTGGGCCTGGGCTTCGGCCTGGTACTGGTCCTCACCTCGATCCTCGCGCTCACCGGCTGGACCAGCCTGGGCGGCCTGATCGACCGCAGTAACTGGATGAGCGACATCACCCAGCTCAACGCTTCGCTGACCAAACTGCGGATCGTGCGCCTGCAATACATGTTGGCCAACGGCGACGAAGCCGTGGCGCAAAACGTACAGACCAACCTCGACGGTTTTGTCGCCCAACAACAGAAGCTGCTGGACAGCTTCAAGAGCCCGGACAACCTCAAGCTGCTCAACGATCAAAAAGCGATCATCACCGCTTACCAGCAGTCCTTGAACAAAATGCGCGAGGCCTACCGCAACGGTAACGCCGCGCGCCAGGTCATGGGCGACAAGGCAGACATCGCCAACACACAGATCGACGCCCTGGATTCCAGCGTGCGCCAGATGCCCGATAGCGCCGAGCGCTTTGCCCAGTTCGAGGCCGTGACCACCGCCAAGGAACAGTTCCAGTTGGCCCGCTACGAAGTGCGCGGCTACACCGGCAACGTCAACGCCGAGACTGAAGCCCGTGCCGCCGCGCAAATCGAGAAAGCCATCGACGGTTTGAAAGGCCTGCATGTCGCGTTTGGCGCCAGCCAACAGTCCGCACTGACTGCCCTGGAAACCGCCCTCGGTGCTTATCGCAGCGCGGTGCAGAACTACAAGGCGGCCAACGCCAACATCGTCTCGGCCCGGGCAGAAATGACCACCCAGGGTACCGACATCGTCACCATCAGCGACAAGCTGTACGACATTCAGCTGCAACGTCGTGACGCGGAAAGCGCCCAGGCCCGCAGCCTGCAACTGATCAGCACGCTGCTGGCGTTGCTGGTGGGCATCGTGGCAGCCGTGATCATCACTCGCCAGATCACCCGCCCATTGCGCGAGACCCTCGCCGTGGTAGAGCGCATCGCTTCCGGCGACCTTAGCCACAACATCCAGGTGACGCGCCGCGACGAACTCGGCGTATTGCAACAAGGCATCCAGCGCATGGGCACCACCCTGCGTGAACTGATCAGCGGCATCCGCGACGGCGTGACCCAGATCGCCGCTGCCGCCGAAGAGCTGTCGGCCGTGACCGAACAGACCAGCGCCGGGGTTAACAGCCAGAAGATCGAGACCGATCAAGTGGCCACCGCCATGCACGAAATGACCGCCACAGTGCAGGAAGTCGCACGCAACGCCGAACAAGCGTCTCAGGCTGCCTCGGCCGCCGACGGTGAAGCCCGTGCCGGTGACAAGGTGGTGGCCGAAGCCATCGCCCAGATCGAGCGTTTGGCAGCCGAAGTGGCGCGCTCCACCGACGCCATGACGCACCTGCAACAAGAGAGCAACAAGATCGGCAGCGTGATGGACGTGATCAAGGCCGTGGCCGAACAGACCAACCTGCTGGCACTCAACGCCGCCATCGAAGCGGCCCGTGCCGGTGAAGCCGGTCGGGGTTTTGCGGTGGTCGCCGACGAAGTCCGTGGCCTGGCCCAGCGCACCCAGAAATCCACCGAAGAAATCGAAGGCCTGGTGGCCGGTTTGCAGAACGGCACCCAGCAAGTGGCTGCCGTGATGAACAACAGCCGCAGCCTCACCGACAGCAGCGTCGAACTGACGCGCAAGGCCGGTGTATCACTGGAAAACATCACCCGTACGGTGTCGAATATCCAGTCGATGAACCAGCAGATCGCCGCGGCCGCCGAGCAGCAAAGTGCCGTGGCTGAAGAGATCAGCCGCAGCATCGTGAATGTGCGGGACGTGTCGGAGCAGACCGCAGCGGCCAGTGACGAGACGGCCAAGTCGAGTGTGGAACTGGCGCGCTTGGGCGGGCAGTTGCAGCAGATGGTCAGCCATTTCCGGGTGTAAATCCCAGGCATAAAAAAGCCGCCCCGGTCGAAACCAGGGCGGCCCACTTCTCAGACCTTAACGGTCATCGAAGCTATCCCGCAGGAATTTCCACACGTGATAAACACGCAGGGAGTTCACTACGAGGTCCCACGTACGTCGTGCAAACTTGGACATACTCGGCCCTCCATCAGTTGGGCCTACCTCCAGCGCACTTACCGGAACACGTGAGCCTTCGGACGCAGGTCAATGCTTCGCCTTGCGTGATGCCTGAACCGACAGTAGTATCCGGTCAGCAGGTCAATGCTTCCGGTGAGGCGCAACCCCAGCCACTAAACTGGGTTTGCAAAAAAACCGCCCTACTAAGGCGGTTTTTTATTGCCTGCGATTTATGCGCGCAGCCTCAGCCGCTGACTTCTTCAACAAACACCAACCGGTTTCCCGACGGGTCGCTGATGCTCATTTCGCGGCTGCCCCATGGCGTGTCTTCAATCCCCGGCTTGGCGTTGCGGTAATGCTTGGCCAGCAACTGTTGCTGGTACGCTTCCAGCCCTTGAGCCTGAATCCGCACCGCTGCACCCGGCGTGCAATCGCCATGGTGCTCGGACAGGTGCAGCACACATTCCCCAAGCGACACCTGCAAGTACAGCGGAAAGTTGTCTTCAAACCGGTGCTGCCAATCGACCTTGAACCCCAGGAAATCGACGTAGAACTCCAACGTTTTGGCCTCGTCAAAACTGCGCAAAATGGGAGTGACTTTTCCTAAGTGCATGGCGATTGCTCCGTGTTTGAGAGCGGCCACTATACGGCCGCAAACCCCTTTCGCAAATCCCCGCTGCGCGCCAGGAATCGTCCGGACCGCTGCCCATTGGCCTGCCCGTCGCTGTAGCTCAGCACGCCATTGACCCACACACCGTCAATCCCTTCCGCCGCGCGCTGCGGCGCCTTGAAGTCCGCCACATCCCGCACCCGCAACGGATCGAACAGGACCAGGTCGGCCCAATGCCCTTCACGGATTTCACCGCGTTCAGCCAAGCCAAAGCGCGCTGCCGACAAGCCAGTCATCTTGTGCACGGCGGTGTGCAGCGGGAACAAGCCAAGGTCCCGGCTGAAGTGCCCCAGTACCCGGGGAAACGCGCCCCACAAACGCGGATGAGGAAACGGATCTTCCGGCAAACCATCCGAACCAATCATCGACAGTGGATGCGCCAGGATGCGCTGCACGTCGGTCTCATCCATCCCGTAATACACCGCCCCGGCGGGTTGCAGGCGACGGGCCGCGTCTATCAACGGCATCGCCCACTCGGTAGCGATGTCCTGCAAATCCCGCCCGCCCATTTCAGGGTGCGGCGTGGACCAGGTGATGGTGATGCGAAACGCATCGGTGACTTGCTTGAGGTCCAGGGTCGAAGAGCTGGCCGCATAGGGATAGCAATCGCAGCCCACCGGGTGAGTCTTCGCCGCGTGTTCCAGAGAAGCCAACAGTTGCGGGCTGCGCCCCCAGTTACCGGCGCCCGCGCATTTGAGGTGGGAAATGATCACCGGCGCCTTGGCATGACGGCCGATCATAAACGCCTCGTCCATGGCTTCCAGCACCGGTTCGAATTCGCTGCGCAAATGGGTGGTGTACACCGCGCCATAAGCCGTCAGTTCTTCGCTCAACTGCAGCACTTCATCAGTCTCGGCGTTGAAGGCGCTGGCGTACGCAAGCCCGGTGGATAACCCAAGGGCACCGTGCGCCAGACTCTCCTGCAACTGCACGCGCATGGCGGCAATTTCACCGGGCGTGGCAGTACGGTGCAGATCGTCCATATGGTTGCTGCGCAGTGCCGTGTGACCGATCAGCGCCGCCACGTTGACTGCCGGGTGGGCACTTTCCACCGCCGCGCGGTAATCGGCAAAACGCGGATAGGCGAAGGCGTCGCGCTTGCCCAACAGGTTCATCGGGTCCGGCGGATCGGCCCGCAGGCTGACCGGCGAAGCGCTGATGCCGCAGTTGCCGACGATCACCGTAGTCACGCCCTGGCTGAGCTTGGGCAGCATCTGCGGGTGACGGATCACTACCGTGTCATCGTGGGTGTGCACGTCGATAAACCCCGGCGCCAATACGCGCCCGGTAGCGTCGATTTCATGCTCGGCGCTGTCCCGGGACAGGTCGCCGATCTTCTCGATACGCCCCTCGTGCACTGCCACATCGGCGATATAGCCGGGGGTGTTGCTGCCATCAATGATCAGCGCCTGGCGGATCAACGTGTGGTACTTCATTTCAATCTCCAAGCGGCAGGCTGTC from Pseudomonas yamanorum harbors:
- a CDS encoding membrane-targeted effector domain-containing toxin codes for the protein MPALPPNTSPLTPEQLNNYLLQIGHRLQVFPNGQAPAAQSSAELLEMQALHAALAEESRWSLQNAQVHYTVPGNWVIQGEPGRLNRTRISQALHKKLAALEIERRPNGHLRKNWILDSHQPMLEAEARLKVKDRLLSPADQLLVTNIVSGPELRPGIHRLTFRYRQQTIEFAGVFVLTRSQTPATHLEIEDGDVLLFTPSRGLEAFTSLKHLDRTLQERMKQAAWRQELLQHLPRRYQHLRAASIWPLVPEPIDSLPLNEHTYNALQDKQHQDIAFALGLDGHPAPADVARMTLELDQALRCSPWDLASRLELRAQQLLEKLLHESAPDWYRSANEAQRKTLAEHLRTYEHLSLQVLALLGPAASPETMARLQLLEHLDDDLDIQGLIPEQLQIGTERTLKSGNSYNQHNNLVQLAVRGLHRGDEQAGSEFLEHTQLTYAQQPLPPEFQDVTPAYLAELLAKVQPSLTFAEEQKRAHSLPAVQEAMQQMLDSRLHALAYSASLQNHISADDYALIQTLSEGPSPTLTACCLFLHKAPLKDLWVLRQTDAMGAVKRLLLCTPHAPRAEQFQAFGSERELQAHILGWSQEVASVPGSRSMKDYLLEQLVSRIRPKYSAMLSALGFTPASLEYLMISFGAPSTYEACLVEMSTTTLAMQADEYLHQMPKWLSQASAADRQKLADLKEQAQGAAQAYAASPGSPQQFPDFDSYLHKAAKTALNQLLGNPIPTVDPNLVGVITPRERVSYTTLYRNGYDASLGFINPDASTTAQFKGPPGVDLNRLTAQTVSNSVRGTWIGDRYVAEVEKTLLDPQAPHYAWRRNMALEVTQLHMHVAALECCLQGCLATSDLAWLEKSIDSLADNSDAVRNRHRLYPLQISGQVIDGCYLFHHADDLPLLYTPHAPDGIAFRPQQEFNERLKNLEGMDTYYISRVASVERTAFEPRLHALVAGLPAQLKGVYSKPVFDEVPRTALSLKNLHYHTYDKKLRHRIDEVKSTTTGRLQMIMELVSVIGEITIAVLTAPFPTLSLALGGLLVFKDSMLALHAYSRNDTAAALGHYLGALLNAGGALLTDLRPLLFAPVKLARPPLRHVARVAKDQQAMTLIKQLQPQPPLPQGMQPVLFAGDNLWASHTPDSLGRFLLFRYDNTSGQLRSTGKLVNQTVDGQWQRSGVIGGMPDPERLGQPYELSKKYRRDVAAIIAPEDRSALFQQIAYLDRDLNTHTIWISRRQLDPALRQHLDNVRALTDDADAFFARLPAVVPRAETLNPAPDIAVRDLLKLLIDDAHNLVVGEAPFSTVAKQVLIENMQYLRELNVTVLYIEPLWRDIHHLKTHSRFSSGFSKRAEGQLKSLDKENYRDPEGLHGHWMLVKTAQQHGIEVRPLNASSSYDLENTLCLLDSRPAPIRSNRLTNFYSHTLINDDQAKKPGERWIALVDQKRMSTYRGTPGLADLQKSIALRVDDAFDQPTRVIADVAGGIPGDALAKGDLKLSLYTASQPAPRPGSSVERSYSLRPTRPLPAEAPHHFSTFDLPHEHLNLISDEITLPIGTREALFATAYRETASSRRAAQTTFDQTRKKLQTQAQAFFTEHTPPARGALLAVDPAVDEVKFIDQLLDTADGLVVGESHAGTSSKGFLSRHMEYLKGQREVKTLYMEQLTTELHQADLDIVHSLGFMPDELWSYLNALDKGHGVPADSPYSFVSLVQVAMKHNVRIRALDCVASLRVDGMTASRTSMFNYFATQVIRADQLQQGPHKWVALVGETHANTHRGVPGIAELNNGISLLLDDVPPGSASGFVREPASVQALPREQQWPLVRYDFKKNVKVAGAPLPPPVAPAPSLSLEQRLRRKGDYLLQRTLDDGLEMVHKNREGVLVHTSLQQDARGHFVNRWNLDDRRFSSREALIDIITTSKRMRQVH
- a CDS encoding glyoxalase superfamily protein encodes the protein MHLGKVTPILRSFDEAKTLEFYVDFLGFKVDWQHRFEDNFPLYLQVSLGECVLHLSEHHGDCTPGAAVRIQAQGLEAYQQQLLAKHYRNAKPGIEDTPWGSREMSISDPSGNRLVFVEEVSG
- a CDS encoding N-acyl-D-amino-acid deacylase family protein is translated as MKYHTLIRQALIIDGSNTPGYIADVAVHEGRIEKIGDLSRDSAEHEIDATGRVLAPGFIDVHTHDDTVVIRHPQMLPKLSQGVTTVIVGNCGISASPVSLRADPPDPMNLLGKRDAFAYPRFADYRAAVESAHPAVNVAALIGHTALRSNHMDDLHRTATPGEIAAMRVQLQESLAHGALGLSTGLAYASAFNAETDEVLQLSEELTAYGAVYTTHLRSEFEPVLEAMDEAFMIGRHAKAPVIISHLKCAGAGNWGRSPQLLASLEHAAKTHPVGCDCYPYAASSSTLDLKQVTDAFRITITWSTPHPEMGGRDLQDIATEWAMPLIDAARRLQPAGAVYYGMDETDVQRILAHPLSMIGSDGLPEDPFPHPRLWGAFPRVLGHFSRDLGLFPLHTAVHKMTGLSAARFGLAERGEIREGHWADLVLFDPLRVRDVADFKAPQRAAEGIDGVWVNGVLSYSDGQANGQRSGRFLARSGDLRKGFAAV